A section of the Deinococcus taeanensis genome encodes:
- a CDS encoding PSP1 domain-containing protein, translating to MVVLPVRFERSPRLHPMLSEDAHAVGAKVVVQGKRGPEVATVRGEATAPKPQERYGAVLRAATPDDVARWEELHRTGEDLKWLLRARARQRNLPVKVVAVEFTLDESLVTVSYSAEERIELTGLISELRGHTRARVNFAAVGPREQAQMIGTLGACGRENCSSTHLQDFAPVSIRMARDQQLPLNPEKLSGPCGRLLCCLQFEHTQYLDLLKDLPRKNARVCHESSGACGKVTKLHPLAGTVDVTTDQGLLTDVPAAELRRLTEAEIKALPDMTRGGGRPGKPDRPPQARD from the coding sequence ATGGTCGTCCTTCCCGTCCGGTTCGAGCGCAGTCCCCGCCTGCATCCTATGCTGAGCGAAGACGCGCATGCTGTCGGCGCGAAGGTGGTTGTGCAGGGCAAACGCGGCCCGGAGGTCGCCACGGTGCGCGGCGAGGCCACCGCACCCAAGCCGCAGGAACGCTACGGCGCCGTGCTGCGCGCCGCCACGCCTGACGACGTGGCCCGCTGGGAAGAGCTGCACCGCACCGGCGAGGACCTGAAGTGGCTGCTGCGCGCCCGCGCCCGGCAGCGCAACCTGCCCGTGAAGGTCGTGGCCGTCGAGTTCACCCTTGACGAGAGCCTCGTGACCGTGAGTTACAGCGCCGAGGAACGCATCGAACTGACCGGCCTGATCAGCGAACTGCGCGGCCACACCCGGGCCCGCGTGAACTTCGCCGCGGTCGGCCCGCGCGAGCAGGCCCAGATGATCGGCACGCTCGGCGCGTGCGGCCGCGAGAACTGCTCGTCCACGCACCTGCAGGACTTTGCGCCCGTCAGCATCCGTATGGCCCGCGACCAGCAGCTGCCCCTGAACCCCGAGAAACTCTCCGGGCCGTGCGGGCGGCTGCTGTGCTGCCTTCAGTTCGAGCACACGCAGTACCTCGATCTGCTCAAGGATCTGCCGCGCAAGAACGCCCGCGTGTGCCACGAGAGCAGCGGCGCGTGCGGCAAGGTCACGAAACTGCATCCCCTGGCCGGCACGGTGGACGTCACCACCGACCAGGGGCTCCTGACGGACGTCCCTGCCGCCGAGCTGCGCCGCCTGACCGAAGCGGAGATCAAGGCCCTGCCCGACATGACGCGGGGTGGAGGCCGTCCCGGCAAGCCGGATCGGCCGCCCCAGGCGCGGGATTGA
- the rocF gene encoding arginase, which translates to MNISILGIPMDLGAGRRGVDMGPSALRNAHLTRALRELGHTVTDLGDVRVALPESIDKLTENGLVFLDPILDACRSAASRLADLPDGAFPLTIGGDHSVSMGTVTGNALRGREGGARMGLIWVDAHTDYNTPHSSPSGNIHGMPVAHLTGQGDPQLTGLGGGWHMRPEDIVMIGIRSVDPHERELLREAGIKAYTMKDVDQLGITRIHEETLERLSGTERLHVSFDADALDPSVCPGVGTPVPGGLTYREGHLLMELLSESGRVTSMDIVEVNPILDTFNQTAEVMVGMAASLLGQRIL; encoded by the coding sequence ATGAACATCTCCATCCTCGGGATTCCTATGGACCTTGGCGCCGGCCGGCGCGGCGTGGACATGGGCCCGTCCGCACTCCGTAACGCTCACCTGACCCGCGCGCTGCGTGAACTGGGGCACACCGTGACCGATCTGGGGGACGTGCGCGTGGCCCTGCCGGAAAGTATCGACAAGCTCACCGAGAACGGCCTGGTGTTCCTGGACCCCATCCTGGACGCCTGCCGCTCGGCCGCCAGCCGCCTCGCAGACCTGCCCGACGGCGCTTTTCCCCTCACCATTGGCGGGGATCACAGCGTGAGCATGGGTACCGTCACCGGCAACGCCCTGCGCGGCCGCGAGGGCGGCGCACGCATGGGCCTGATCTGGGTGGACGCCCACACCGATTACAACACCCCTCACAGCAGCCCCAGCGGCAACATTCACGGCATGCCCGTGGCACACCTGACCGGCCAGGGCGATCCGCAGCTGACCGGTCTGGGCGGCGGGTGGCACATGCGCCCCGAGGACATCGTGATGATCGGCATTCGCAGTGTGGATCCGCACGAACGCGAACTGCTGCGCGAGGCCGGCATCAAGGCGTACACCATGAAGGACGTGGACCAGCTGGGCATCACCCGCATTCACGAGGAGACCCTGGAGCGCCTGAGCGGCACCGAACGCCTGCATGTGTCCTTCGACGCCGACGCCCTGGACCCCAGCGTGTGCCCCGGCGTGGGCACCCCCGTTCCCGGCGGCCTGACCTACCGGGAAGGCCACCTGCTGATGGAACTGCTGAGCGAGTCAGGCCGCGTGACGAGCATGGACATCGTGGAGGTCAACCCGATCCTCGATACGTTCAACCAGACGGCCGAGGTCATGGTGGGCATGGCCGCCAGCCTGCTCGGGCAGCGCATCCTGTAA
- a CDS encoding GNAT family N-acetyltransferase: MPALFTSRLLLLPLTRAVMTRRLQGDAFTLTLNSPHGPLEVRFGPEWPGDPLPMFPGLLAQLTPGQEEVPGAFIAVTRDTGEAVGQLGVKGPPDAAGEQEIGYGFNPAVWGHGYATEAVQAFTAHVQTQSAVRVVTAGTAVTNPASARVLEKAGFQEIGRTFTEEDGELRLWAHRPE, from the coding sequence GTGCCTGCGCTCTTCACGTCCCGTTTACTGCTGCTGCCGCTGACCCGCGCCGTTATGACACGCCGCCTGCAGGGCGACGCGTTCACCCTGACCCTGAACAGCCCACATGGCCCCCTGGAGGTCCGGTTCGGACCGGAGTGGCCCGGGGACCCGCTGCCCATGTTCCCCGGCCTGCTGGCGCAACTGACGCCGGGTCAGGAGGAAGTGCCGGGGGCATTTATTGCCGTTACGCGTGACACGGGCGAAGCCGTGGGACAGCTGGGAGTCAAGGGCCCGCCGGACGCGGCTGGAGAGCAGGAGATCGGGTACGGATTCAACCCGGCCGTGTGGGGCCACGGGTACGCGACCGAAGCCGTACAGGCTTTCACAGCGCATGTGCAGACCCAGAGTGCGGTCAGGGTCGTCACCGCTGGGACGGCGGTGACCAACCCGGCCAGTGCGCGCGTCCTGGAGAAAGCAGGATTTCAGGAGATCGGCCGGACCTTCACTGAGGAGGACGGCGAGCTGCGCCTGTGGGCTCACCGCCCAGAATGA
- a CDS encoding metallophosphoesterase family protein, which produces MTDPATSHLNRPAPLGKRLMVLADYVHPFVYRAQFPQGVPAVDAVLAAGDLPGYYLEFLATKLTVPVIYVHGNHENEFVNEGEGRVAPRGVIPAHGRLVEEAGLRIAGWGGVPRYRQGGHGQYSTSQARWGLRRIGWQGRAGIDVLLTHAPPAGPHSGSDYAHRGCPELTAFITRCRPRLAVHGHIHEYEGRKLEYTDPASGARVVNAYGYHLLDL; this is translated from the coding sequence ATGACTGATCCTGCCACCTCCCATCTCAACCGCCCCGCCCCGCTGGGGAAGCGGCTCATGGTGCTGGCAGACTACGTGCATCCCTTCGTGTACCGCGCGCAGTTTCCCCAGGGCGTTCCTGCCGTGGACGCCGTCCTGGCCGCCGGGGATCTCCCCGGGTATTACCTGGAGTTCCTGGCCACCAAACTCACTGTGCCGGTCATCTACGTGCATGGCAACCACGAGAACGAGTTCGTGAACGAGGGAGAAGGCCGCGTCGCGCCGCGCGGCGTGATTCCCGCGCACGGCCGCTTGGTCGAGGAAGCCGGGCTGCGCATTGCCGGCTGGGGCGGCGTGCCCCGCTACCGGCAGGGCGGGCACGGCCAGTACAGCACCTCTCAGGCCCGCTGGGGCCTGCGCCGCATCGGCTGGCAGGGGCGCGCGGGCATAGACGTGCTGCTCACGCACGCGCCGCCCGCCGGACCGCACAGCGGCAGTGACTACGCGCACCGGGGCTGTCCGGAACTCACGGCTTTCATCACCCGCTGTCGTCCCCGGCTGGCGGTGCACGGTCACATTCACGAGTACGAGGGCCGGAAACTGGAATACACCGACCCGGCCAGCGGCGCGCGCGTCGTGAACGCGTACGGCTACCATCTGCTGGATTTGTAG